The Aquidulcibacter paucihalophilus genome has a window encoding:
- the fabB gene encoding beta-ketoacyl-ACP synthase I produces the protein MRRVVVTGLGIVSSIGTGQDEVAASLREARSGVVAAPDHIQYGFRSQVWAPPALGATAEDWAPHVDRRAARFLANGTAWGHIAFEEALKDSGMTAEEIQSERIGLIVGEGGPSTQIILQAAATTVEKNSPKRIGPFAVPKAMASGPSAVLATWFQLKGINYSISSACATSAHCIGAAAEQIAWGKQDVVFAGGVEDIDWSMSNMFDAMGAMSSNFNETPGRASRAYDKDRDGFVIAGGAGIVVLEEYERAVARGATIYAEVTGYGANSDGYDMVAPSGEGAERCMKIALEMAGNPKIDYLNPHGTSTPVGDSKEMGAVRNVFGDQMPMISSTKSLTGHSLGAAGAQEAIYCLLMMKHGFAAESAHIENLDPEFEGMPILRKRHDGELKHVMSNSFGFGGTNGTLILSKV, from the coding sequence ATGCGGCGTGTCGTCGTCACCGGTCTGGGCATCGTATCCTCCATCGGCACCGGCCAGGATGAGGTTGCAGCCTCCCTGCGCGAGGCGCGCTCCGGCGTCGTCGCCGCGCCGGACCACATCCAGTACGGCTTCCGCTCGCAGGTCTGGGCTCCGCCGGCGCTGGGTGCCACGGCCGAGGACTGGGCCCCGCACGTCGACCGCCGCGCCGCCCGCTTCCTCGCCAACGGCACCGCCTGGGGCCACATCGCCTTCGAGGAGGCGCTGAAGGACTCCGGCATGACCGCCGAGGAGATCCAGTCCGAGCGCATCGGCCTGATCGTCGGCGAGGGCGGCCCCTCGACCCAGATCATCCTCCAGGCGGCCGCCACCACGGTCGAGAAAAACTCGCCCAAGCGCATCGGGCCGTTCGCCGTGCCCAAGGCCATGGCCTCGGGCCCCTCGGCCGTCCTGGCCACCTGGTTCCAGCTGAAGGGGATCAACTATTCGATCTCCTCGGCCTGCGCGACCAGCGCCCACTGCATCGGTGCGGCCGCCGAACAGATCGCCTGGGGCAAGCAGGACGTGGTCTTCGCCGGCGGCGTCGAGGACATCGACTGGTCCATGTCCAACATGTTCGACGCCATGGGCGCCATGTCCTCGAACTTCAACGAGACGCCGGGCCGCGCCAGCCGGGCCTATGACAAGGACCGCGACGGCTTCGTCATCGCCGGCGGCGCGGGCATCGTGGTGCTGGAAGAATATGAGCGGGCCGTGGCCCGCGGCGCGACCATCTATGCCGAGGTCACCGGCTACGGCGCCAATTCCGACGGCTATGACATGGTCGCCCCCTCGGGCGAGGGTGCCGAGCGCTGCATGAAGATCGCGCTCGAAATGGCCGGCAATCCGAAGATCGACTACCTCAACCCGCACGGCACCTCGACGCCGGTCGGGGACTCCAAGGAGATGGGGGCGGTCCGCAACGTCTTCGGTGACCAGATGCCGATGATCTCCTCGACCAAGTCGCTGACGGGCCACTCCCTTGGGGCTGCGGGCGCCCAGGAGGCCATCTACTGCCTGCTGATGATGAAGCACGGCTTCGCCGCCGAAAGCGCCCACATCGAGAACCTCGACCCCGAGTTCGAGGGCATGCCGATCCTGCGCAAACGCCACGACGGCGAGTTGAAGCATGTCATGTCCAACTCGTTTGGATTTGGCGGCACCAACGGCACGCTGATCCTGTCGAAGGTCTGA
- the fabA gene encoding 3-hydroxyacyl-[acyl-carrier-protein] dehydratase FabA, which translates to MSQSQYPSSFDYEALLASGRGELFGNGNARLPAPPMLMLDRIVTINADGGAHGKGYIEAELDIHPDLWFFQCHFIGDPVMPGCLGLDAMWQLVGFYLGWIGGPGKGRALGVGEVKFTGQVTPDIKKVVYKIDLKRVINRRLVMGIADGVLEADGVPIYTATDMRVGLFGATEPVGG; encoded by the coding sequence TTGAGCCAGTCGCAATATCCGTCGTCGTTCGACTACGAGGCCCTTTTGGCCTCGGGCCGGGGCGAGCTGTTCGGCAACGGCAACGCCCGTCTGCCGGCCCCGCCCATGTTGATGCTCGACCGGATCGTGACCATCAACGCGGACGGCGGAGCCCACGGCAAGGGTTATATTGAGGCCGAGCTGGATATCCATCCGGACCTCTGGTTCTTCCAGTGCCACTTCATCGGCGACCCGGTCATGCCCGGCTGCCTGGGTCTCGACGCCATGTGGCAGCTGGTCGGCTTCTACCTCGGCTGGATCGGCGGCCCCGGCAAAGGCCGGGCGCTGGGCGTGGGCGAGGTCAAATTCACCGGCCAGGTCACGCCGGACATCAAGAAGGTCGTCTACAAGATCGACCTCAAGCGCGTCATCAACCGCCGGCTGGTCATGGGTATCGCCGACGGGGTTCTCGAAGCCGACGGCGTCCCCATCTATACGGCGACCGACATGCGGGTCGGTCTGTTTGGCGCGACCGAACCCGTCGGCGGCTGA
- a CDS encoding SH3 domain-containing protein, which translates to MSGKARSRFQRLAVLAGVLAAAALAGAGQAMPDGRPTPSGQPVPRWLSLKSDEVRARFGPGLDYRILWEYQVSGLPVQVVAETTEWRKICDPEGGVAWVHRSVVSSRRSAFNASDAEIPIRSGPSDTAALRARLTPHSVVAMEDCEDGWCEVRVRRMHGFVRQNEVFGGQERALCSAARPAGRGR; encoded by the coding sequence GTGTCTGGCAAGGCTCGCTCCCGCTTCCAACGACTGGCCGTCCTCGCCGGCGTCCTTGCCGCGGCCGCCCTGGCCGGGGCGGGCCAGGCCATGCCCGATGGTCGGCCGACCCCCAGCGGACAACCGGTGCCGCGGTGGCTGTCGCTGAAGTCCGACGAGGTTCGGGCGCGGTTCGGCCCCGGCCTCGATTACCGGATCCTGTGGGAATACCAGGTCTCGGGCCTGCCCGTGCAGGTGGTCGCCGAGACCACGGAATGGCGCAAGATCTGCGACCCGGAAGGTGGCGTCGCCTGGGTTCACCGCAGCGTGGTCTCCAGCCGTCGCAGCGCCTTCAACGCCTCGGACGCCGAGATCCCGATCCGCTCCGGCCCGTCCGACACCGCCGCCCTGCGGGCCCGGCTGACGCCGCATTCGGTCGTGGCCATGGAAGACTGCGAGGACGGCTGGTGCGAGGTGCGGGTGCGCCGGATGCACGGCTTCGTGCGCCAGAACGAGGTCTTCGGCGGCCAGGAACGCGCCCTGTGCAGCGCCGCCCGCCCGGCCGGCCGCGGTCGCTGA
- a CDS encoding D-glycerate dehydrogenase has product MSAPRLKVVLTRRLPDAVETRMRELFDAELNLTDRPMDRAALEAAVQRADVLVPTITDTIDAALIGAAGEQLKMIANFGAGVDHIDIDAAVGRGLIVTNTPGVLTEDTADLAMALILAVSRRIVEGAQVVAEGRFEGWTPTWMTGRKLWGKRLGIVGMGRIGQALARRAKAFGMQVHYHNRKPVPAMIAEELGATYWDDLDQMLARMDLISLNCPATKDTWHLLSAERLARLQPHALLINTARGELIDEAALSDAVARRAIAGVGLDVYEHEPAIHPGLLGHANVVLLPHLGSATLEARQDMGDRVITNIQTFRNGHRPPDRVIPAML; this is encoded by the coding sequence ATGTCCGCGCCCAGACTTAAGGTGGTGTTAACCAGACGACTGCCCGACGCGGTCGAGACGCGCATGCGCGAGCTGTTCGACGCCGAACTGAACCTGACCGACCGGCCCATGGATCGCGCAGCGCTCGAGGCGGCGGTGCAGCGCGCTGATGTGCTGGTCCCGACCATCACCGACACGATCGACGCCGCCCTGATCGGCGCGGCCGGCGAGCAGCTGAAGATGATCGCCAATTTCGGCGCGGGCGTGGACCATATCGACATCGACGCGGCCGTCGGACGCGGCCTGATCGTGACCAATACGCCCGGCGTCCTGACCGAGGACACGGCGGACCTGGCCATGGCCCTGATCCTCGCGGTGAGCCGCCGCATCGTCGAAGGTGCCCAGGTCGTGGCCGAGGGCCGGTTCGAGGGCTGGACCCCGACCTGGATGACCGGGCGCAAGCTGTGGGGCAAGCGGCTGGGCATCGTCGGCATGGGCCGGATCGGCCAGGCGCTGGCGCGGCGTGCGAAGGCGTTCGGGATGCAGGTCCACTACCACAACCGCAAACCCGTCCCGGCCATGATCGCCGAGGAGCTGGGGGCGACATACTGGGACGATCTGGACCAGATGCTGGCGCGGATGGACCTGATCTCGCTGAACTGTCCGGCGACGAAGGATACCTGGCACCTGCTGTCGGCCGAGCGGCTGGCCCGTTTGCAGCCGCACGCCCTGTTGATCAACACCGCCCGCGGCGAACTGATCGACGAGGCGGCCCTGTCCGATGCGGTGGCGCGCCGCGCGATCGCCGGGGTCGGGCTGGATGTCTATGAGCACGAGCCGGCCATTCATCCGGGCCTGCTGGGCCACGCCAATGTGGTGCTTCTGCCCCATCTTGGGTCGGCGACGCTGGAGGCCCGGCAGGACATGGGCGACCGGGTCATCACCAATATCCAGACCTTCCGCAACGGCCACCGGCCGCCGGACCGGGTCATCCCGGCCATGCTCTGA